From a single Solanum dulcamara chromosome 4, daSolDulc1.2, whole genome shotgun sequence genomic region:
- the LOC129887867 gene encoding protein MET1, chloroplastic has translation MASTISYTSLCSLLKLNQNKQNPSSFSSSSLLKFKNQLCFSSSVCTHLGKASIVMVKASETEATQSEKEEEDKYEEYEVEIVQPYGVKFTKGRDGGTYIDAIAPGGSADKTGKFTVGDKVIATSAVFGEEIWPAAEYGRTMYTIRQRIGPLLMKMQKRYGKVEEVGELTEKEIIRAERNAGFISDRVREIQMTNARRKKEQKEQREKDLREGLQLSKNGKYEEALEKFESVLGSRPTGDEAAVASYNVACCYSKLNKLQAGLSALEDAMEAGFEDFKRIRTDPDLANLRTSEDFETLMKKFDESFINENAINAIKSLFGFNKK, from the exons ATGGCTTCTACCATTAGCTACACCTCACTTTGTTCTTTGCTTAAGCTCAACCAAAACAAGCAAAACCCCTCATctttttcttcatcttctttgcTTAAATTCAAGAATCAGCTATGTTTTAGCAGCAGTGTCTGTACCCATTTAGGAAAAGCTTCAATCGTTATGGTTAAGGCTTCAGAAACAGAGGCAACTCAGTcagaaaaggaagaagaagacaagTATGAAGAATATGAAGTAGAGATTGTTCAGCCTTATGGAGTTAAATTTACCAAAGGTAGAGATGGGGGAACTTACATTGATGCTATTGCTCCTGGAGGTTCAGCTGATAAGACTGGAAAATTCACTGTTGGAGATAAAGTCATTGCCACCAG TGCAGTGTTTGGAGAAGAAATATGGCCTGCTGCTGAATATGGAAGAACAATGTACACTATCAGACAGAGAATTGGACCTTTGCTCATGAAGATGCAAAAGAGATATG GGAAGGTGGAAGAAGTAGGTGAATTGACAGAAAAGGAAATTATCAGAGCTGAGAGGAATGCTGGTTTCATTAGTGACAGAGTTAGGGAAATTCAA ATGACAAATGCTCGGAGGAAGAAAGAACAAAAGGAGCAAAGAGAAAAGGATCTTCGTGAAGGACTACAACTTTCTAA GAATGGCAAATACGAAGAAGCACTAGAAAAGTTTGAGTCTGTGTTAGGATCAAGACCAACTGGAGATGAAGCTGCTGTGGCTAGTTACAATGTTGCCTGTTGTTATTCCAAGCTTAATAAG CTTCAAGCGGGGTTATCTGCCTTGGAGGATGCAATGGAAGCAGGATTTGAAGATTTCAAG AGAATCAGGACTGACCCTGATCTTGCTAATCTAAGGACGTCTGAGGATTTTGAGACTCTCATGAAAAAGTTTGATGAATCATTCATCAATGAGAATGCCATCAACGCAATTAAGTCCCTATTTGGCTTCAACAAGAAATAG
- the LOC129887868 gene encoding uncharacterized protein LOC129887868: protein MKESSLMRVLFCKIHCPFVCFCKPSAAHLYTPGPLKLESTPHVSLPSGASHQQSEVTLDAGNGLKSCIRKGPVVGPKEIIDKKRVQWMDNIGKELVEIKEFESSETGDTDTDEETRHCLCIIL, encoded by the exons ATGAAAGAAAGCAGTTTGATGAGGGTTTTGTTCTGCAAAATCCATTGTCCATTTGTTTGTTTCTGTAAACCCTCTGCTGCTCATCTTTACACTCCAGGTCCATTGAAATTGGAAAGTACCCCACATGTTTCTCTTCCTTCTGGTGCCTCTCATCAACAATCTGAGGTCACTCTAGATGCTGGGAATGGTCTTAAAAGTTGTATTAGGAAAGGTCCTGTTGTTGGACCTAAGGAGATTATTGACAAGAAGAGAGTTCAATGGATGGATAACATAGGGAAAGAACTTGTTGAGATCAAGGAGTTTGAATCCAG TGAAACGGGAGATACTGACACTGATGAGGAGACAAGACATTGTCTATGCATTATTCTTTGA